Proteins from a single region of Lelliottia sp. JS-SCA-14:
- a CDS encoding L-threonylcarbamoyladenylate synthase, whose amino-acid sequence MSQFFYIHPDNPQARLINQAVEIVRKGGVIVYPTDSGYALGCQIEDKGAMERICRIRHLPDGHNFTLMCRDLSEISTYAYVDNVAFRLIKNNTPGNYTFILKGTKEVPRRLLQEKRKTIGMRVPSNPIAQMLLETLGEPMLSTSLMLPGSDFTESDPEEIKDRLEKQVDLIIHGGYLGQQPTTVVDLTEDAPEVIREGVGDVKPFL is encoded by the coding sequence ATGAGTCAATTTTTCTATATTCACCCGGATAACCCGCAGGCGCGGTTGATTAATCAGGCGGTGGAGATTGTTCGCAAAGGCGGCGTGATCGTCTATCCAACGGATTCCGGCTACGCGCTGGGCTGTCAAATCGAAGACAAAGGGGCGATGGAGCGCATCTGCCGCATCCGTCATCTGCCGGATGGGCATAACTTCACCCTGATGTGCCGCGATCTCTCGGAAATCTCGACCTACGCCTACGTGGATAACGTCGCCTTCCGCTTAATCAAAAACAACACGCCGGGCAACTATACTTTCATTCTGAAAGGGACCAAGGAAGTGCCGCGCCGCCTGTTGCAGGAAAAGCGTAAAACCATCGGGATGCGCGTGCCGTCGAACCCGATTGCGCAGATGCTGCTGGAGACCCTCGGCGAGCCGATGCTCTCGACCTCCCTGATGCTGCCGGGCAGCGATTTCACCGAGTCCGACCCGGAAGAGATCAAAGATCGTCTGGAGAAGCAGGTGGATCTGATTATTCACGGCGGCTACCTCGGTCAGCAGCCAACCACGGTTGTCGATCTCACGGAAGATGCACCAGAAGTGATTCGTGAAGGCGTGGGTGACGTAAAGCCTTTCTTGTAA
- the rnm gene encoding RNase RNM gives MSETKYAVIYDLHSHTQASDGLLTPEALVHRAVEMRVGTLAITDHDTTDAIPAARAEIARSELPLNLVSGVEISTVWENHEIHIVGLNIDIEHPALCAFLEEQKERRNQRAELIGERLEKSQIPGALEGARRLANGGAVTRGHFARFLVEAGKANNFADVFKKYLARGKTGYVPPQWCTIKQAIDVIHHSGGKAVLAHPGRYNLSAKWLKRLLAHFAENGGEAMEVSQCQQAPNERSQLATYARQYGLLASQGSDFHQPCAWIELGRKLWLPAGVEPVWALWEQPQQHIEEREA, from the coding sequence TTGAGCGAAACAAAATACGCCGTGATTTATGATTTACACAGCCACACTCAGGCCTCCGATGGCCTGCTGACGCCCGAAGCGCTGGTTCACCGCGCGGTAGAGATGCGCGTGGGCACGCTGGCAATAACCGATCACGACACCACGGATGCCATTCCGGCGGCTCGGGCCGAGATTGCCCGCAGCGAACTGCCGTTAAACCTGGTCTCCGGCGTAGAGATTTCCACCGTCTGGGAAAATCACGAAATCCACATTGTCGGCCTGAATATTGATATTGAGCATCCGGCCCTGTGCGCGTTTCTCGAAGAGCAGAAAGAGCGCCGCAATCAGCGCGCGGAGCTGATTGGCGAGCGGCTGGAGAAATCGCAGATCCCCGGCGCGCTGGAAGGGGCGCGACGCCTCGCCAACGGCGGGGCCGTGACGCGCGGGCACTTCGCCCGTTTTCTGGTCGAGGCCGGTAAAGCGAATAACTTTGCCGATGTTTTCAAAAAATACCTCGCGCGCGGTAAAACCGGTTACGTTCCGCCACAGTGGTGTACAATAAAACAAGCTATTGATGTCATTCATCATTCTGGCGGCAAGGCGGTGCTGGCCCATCCAGGGCGGTATAACCTTTCAGCTAAGTGGCTGAAAAGACTGCTGGCGCACTTCGCCGAAAATGGCGGAGAAGCGATGGAAGTCTCCCAGTGCCAGCAGGCACCCAATGAGCGCAGTCAACTGGCGACCTATGCGCGTCAGTACGGTCTGCTTGCGTCGCAAGGCTCTGATTTTCATCAGCCTTGCGCATGGATTGAGCTGGGGCGCAAGCTCTGGTTACCCGCAGGCGTGGAACCGGTCTGGGCACTTTGGGAGCAGCCGCAGCAACATATTGAAGAGAGGGAAGCATGA
- the trpL gene encoding trp operon leader peptide: protein MKAHFSLHGWWRTS from the coding sequence ATGAAAGCACATTTCTCTTTGCACGGCTGGTGGCGCACTTCCTGA
- a CDS encoding anthranilate synthase component 1: MQTAKTHLELLTCEAVYRHNPTALFHQVCGARPATLLLESADIDSKDDLKSLLLVDSALRITALGDTVTIKALSENGAALLPLLDAALPAGIENERHPETRILHFPPVSQLLDEDARLCSLSVFDAFRLLQNLVDVPEDEREAMFFGGLFAYDLVAGFEDLPETEQGNRCPDYCFYLAETLMVIDHQKKYTRIQASLFTPSASEKQRLAQRIEQLQLQMTEEPTALPVQRIDHMQCETNQTDDQYGAVVRQMQKAIRAGEIFQVVPSRRFSLPCPSPLAAYDVLKKSNPSPYMFFMQDNDFTLFGASPESSLKYDAPSRQIEIYPIAGTRPRGRRADGSLDRDLDSRIELEMRTDHKELSEHLMLVDLARNDLARICTPGTRYVADLTKVDRYSFVMHLVSRVVGELRHDLDALHAYRACMNMGTLSGAPKVRAMQLIAGAEGRRRGSYGGAVGYFTAHGDLDTCIVIRSAYVEDGIATVQAGAGIVLDSVPQSEADETRSKARAVLRAIATAHHAQEIF, translated from the coding sequence ATGCAAACAGCCAAAACACACCTTGAGTTGCTGACCTGCGAAGCGGTGTATCGCCATAACCCTACCGCACTGTTCCATCAGGTTTGCGGCGCACGTCCGGCCACCCTGCTGCTGGAATCTGCTGACATCGACAGCAAAGACGATCTCAAAAGCCTGCTGCTGGTCGACAGCGCGCTGCGCATTACCGCGTTAGGTGACACTGTCACCATTAAAGCCCTGTCAGAGAACGGCGCCGCCCTGCTGCCGCTGCTGGATGCCGCGCTGCCTGCCGGTATTGAAAATGAACGTCATCCGGAAACGCGTATTCTGCACTTCCCGCCGGTGAGCCAGCTGCTGGATGAAGATGCGCGTCTGTGTTCTCTGTCTGTATTCGACGCCTTCCGCCTGCTGCAAAACCTGGTGGACGTGCCTGAGGACGAGCGCGAAGCGATGTTCTTCGGCGGGCTGTTTGCCTATGACCTGGTCGCCGGGTTTGAAGATCTGCCTGAAACCGAACAGGGCAACCGCTGCCCGGACTACTGCTTCTATCTGGCAGAAACGCTGATGGTGATTGATCATCAGAAAAAATACACCCGCATTCAGGCCAGCCTGTTTACCCCGTCAGCGTCTGAAAAACAGCGTCTGGCGCAGCGTATCGAGCAGCTCCAGCTGCAGATGACCGAAGAGCCAACCGCCCTGCCGGTCCAGCGCATCGATCATATGCAGTGCGAAACGAACCAGACCGACGACCAGTACGGCGCGGTGGTGCGTCAGATGCAGAAAGCGATTCGCGCCGGAGAAATTTTCCAGGTGGTGCCGTCCCGCCGCTTCTCGCTCCCGTGCCCGTCTCCGCTGGCCGCATATGATGTGCTGAAGAAGAGCAACCCAAGCCCGTACATGTTCTTCATGCAGGACAACGATTTCACCCTGTTCGGTGCCTCGCCGGAAAGCTCGCTAAAATATGACGCGCCGAGCCGCCAGATTGAAATTTACCCGATTGCCGGAACGCGTCCGCGCGGTCGTCGCGCCGACGGTTCGTTAGATCGGGATCTCGACAGCCGCATTGAGCTGGAGATGCGTACCGACCACAAAGAGCTCTCCGAGCACCTGATGCTGGTCGACCTGGCGCGTAACGATCTGGCGCGCATCTGTACCCCAGGCACCCGTTACGTGGCGGACCTGACCAAAGTCGACCGTTACTCCTTCGTGATGCACCTGGTCTCCCGCGTGGTCGGTGAGCTGCGCCACGACCTTGACGCCCTGCACGCCTATCGCGCCTGCATGAACATGGGCACCCTGAGCGGCGCACCGAAAGTGCGTGCCATGCAGCTGATTGCCGGAGCCGAAGGCCGTCGTCGCGGCAGCTACGGCGGCGCGGTCGGGTACTTCACCGCGCACGGCGACCTGGACACCTGCATCGTCATCCGCTCCGCCTACGTGGAAGATGGCATCGCCACCGTCCAGGCGGGCGCAGGCATTGTTCTGGATTCTGTTCCGCAGTCCGAAGCTGACGAAACTCGCAGTAAAGCTCGCGCGGTCTTGCGCGCGATTGCCACCGCACACCACGCACAGGAGATTTTCTGA
- the trpD gene encoding bifunctional anthranilate synthase glutamate amidotransferase component TrpG/anthranilate phosphoribosyltransferase TrpD: MADILLLDNIDSFTYNLADQLRANGHNVVIYRNHVPAQTLIERLETMQNPVLMLSPGPGAPSEAGCMPELLTRMRGKLPIIGICLGHQAIVEAYGGYVGQAGEILHGKASSIEHDGQAMFAGLPNPLPVARYHSLVGSNIPAGLTINASFEGMVMAVRHDADRVCGLQFHPESILTSNGARLLEQTLNWALQKLEQTNTLQPILEKLYQAQTMTQQESHQLFSAVVRGELKPEQLAAALVSMKVRGEQPQEIAGAATALLENAAPFPRPDYQFADIVGTGGDGSNSINISTASAFVAAACGMKVAKHGNRSVSSRSGSSDLLAAFGINLEMNAERSREALDDLGVCFLFAPKYHTGFRHAMPVRQQLKTRTLFNVLGPLINPAHPPLALIGVYSPELVLPIAETLRVLGYQRAAVVHSGGMDEVSLHASTLVAELRDGEIQSYQLEASDFGLTPYRQEQLAGGTPEENRDILTRLLQGKGEAAHEAAVAANVAMLMRLHGEEDLQANAQKVLDVLRSGAAYDRVTALAARG; encoded by the coding sequence ATGGCTGACATTCTGCTGCTCGATAATATCGACTCCTTTACCTACAACCTGGCAGACCAGCTGCGTGCGAACGGACACAACGTGGTGATTTACCGCAATCATGTTCCGGCCCAGACCCTGATCGAGCGTCTGGAAACCATGCAAAACCCGGTGCTGATGCTCTCTCCAGGCCCTGGCGCACCCAGCGAAGCGGGCTGTATGCCTGAGCTGCTGACCCGGATGCGCGGCAAACTGCCGATCATCGGCATCTGCCTGGGGCATCAGGCGATCGTGGAAGCCTACGGCGGATACGTGGGTCAGGCGGGCGAGATCCTGCACGGCAAAGCGTCCAGCATTGAACACGACGGCCAGGCGATGTTCGCCGGGCTGCCAAACCCACTCCCTGTCGCGCGCTATCACTCTCTGGTCGGAAGCAACATTCCGGCGGGGCTGACCATCAACGCCTCGTTTGAAGGGATGGTGATGGCCGTGCGCCACGACGCAGATCGCGTCTGCGGCCTGCAGTTCCACCCGGAATCGATTCTGACCTCTAACGGCGCGCGCCTGCTGGAGCAGACTCTCAACTGGGCGCTGCAGAAGCTGGAGCAGACCAACACTCTGCAACCGATTCTGGAAAAACTGTATCAGGCCCAGACCATGACCCAGCAGGAGAGCCACCAGCTCTTCTCCGCGGTGGTGCGCGGTGAACTGAAGCCCGAACAGCTGGCCGCCGCGCTGGTGAGCATGAAAGTGCGCGGCGAACAGCCGCAGGAAATTGCCGGTGCCGCCACCGCTCTGCTGGAAAATGCCGCCCCGTTCCCGCGCCCTGACTATCAGTTTGCCGATATCGTCGGCACCGGCGGCGACGGCAGCAACAGCATTAACATCTCCACCGCCAGCGCCTTTGTCGCTGCGGCCTGTGGGATGAAAGTGGCCAAGCACGGTAACCGCAGCGTCTCCAGCCGTTCCGGCTCTTCTGACCTGCTGGCCGCGTTCGGGATTAACCTCGAAATGAACGCCGAACGCTCCCGTGAAGCGCTGGACGATCTGGGCGTCTGTTTCCTGTTCGCGCCGAAATACCACACCGGTTTCCGCCATGCGATGCCGGTCCGCCAGCAGCTGAAAACCCGCACCCTGTTTAACGTGCTAGGCCCGCTGATCAACCCGGCGCATCCGCCCCTGGCCCTGATCGGGGTTTACAGCCCGGAACTGGTGCTGCCGATTGCCGAAACCCTGCGCGTGCTCGGGTATCAGCGTGCGGCGGTGGTTCACAGCGGCGGAATGGACGAAGTGTCGCTTCATGCCTCTACCCTGGTGGCCGAACTGCGCGACGGCGAAATCCAGAGCTATCAGCTTGAAGCTTCCGACTTTGGCCTGACGCCGTATCGCCAGGAGCAGCTGGCAGGCGGCACGCCGGAAGAAAACCGTGACATTCTGACACGCTTGCTACAAGGTAAAGGTGAAGCCGCCCACGAGGCCGCCGTCGCCGCCAACGTTGCGATGTTAATGCGTTTGCACGGCGAAGAAGACTTACAGGCGAACGCACAAAAAGTTCTGGACGTATTGCGCTCCGGCGCAGCTTACGACCGCGTTACCGCACTTGCGGCAAGAGGATAA
- the trpCF gene encoding bifunctional indole-3-glycerol-phosphate synthase TrpC/phosphoribosylanthranilate isomerase TrpF, translating to MQTVLAKIVADKAIWVEARKEQQPLASFQNEVVPSQRRFYDALQGARTAFILECKKASPSKGVIRDDFDPARIAGVYKHHASAISVLTDEKYFQGSFDFLPIVSQIAPQPILCKDFIIDAYQIWLARFYQADACLLMLSVLDDEQYRQLAAVAHSLNMGVLTEVSNEEELERAIALKAKVVGINNRDLRDLSIDLNRTRQLAPRLGAGVTVISESGINTYAQVRELSHFANGFLIGSALMSHDDLNAAVRRVLLGENKVCGLTRPEDAAAALEAGAVYGGLIFVDASPRFVTEDQAREVIAGAPLSYVGVFRDAPVTDVTALAESLSLTAVQLHGQEDQTYINELRQALAPQVQIWKAQSVSDTLPARDLQHVDKYVLDNGQGGTGERFDWTLLNGEKLDNVLLAGGLSPDNCVEAAKAGCAGLDFNSGVESQPGIKDASKLASVFKTLRAY from the coding sequence ATGCAGACCGTTTTAGCGAAAATCGTCGCCGATAAGGCCATCTGGGTAGAAGCGCGCAAAGAGCAGCAGCCGCTGGCCAGTTTCCAGAATGAAGTGGTTCCAAGTCAGCGCCGTTTTTATGATGCCCTGCAGGGTGCGCGCACCGCGTTTATCCTGGAGTGCAAAAAGGCCTCGCCGTCGAAAGGCGTGATCCGCGACGATTTCGATCCCGCGCGCATTGCCGGGGTTTACAAACACCATGCGTCGGCCATTTCGGTGCTGACGGATGAGAAATATTTCCAGGGCAGTTTTGATTTTCTGCCGATTGTCAGCCAGATTGCGCCGCAGCCGATCCTGTGCAAAGACTTCATTATTGACGCGTACCAAATCTGGCTGGCGCGCTTTTATCAGGCTGATGCCTGCCTGCTGATGCTCTCCGTGCTGGATGACGAGCAGTATCGCCAGCTGGCCGCCGTCGCCCACAGCCTGAACATGGGCGTGCTGACGGAAGTGAGCAACGAAGAGGAGCTGGAACGCGCGATTGCGCTGAAAGCCAAAGTCGTTGGCATCAACAACCGCGACCTGCGCGATCTCTCCATCGACCTGAACCGCACGCGCCAGCTGGCGCCGCGTCTGGGTGCGGGTGTCACGGTCATCAGCGAGTCCGGCATTAATACCTACGCTCAGGTTCGCGAGCTGAGCCATTTCGCCAACGGCTTTTTGATTGGCTCGGCCCTGATGTCTCACGACGATCTGAACGCCGCCGTGCGCCGCGTGCTGCTGGGCGAGAACAAAGTGTGCGGGCTGACGCGTCCTGAGGATGCCGCCGCCGCCCTCGAAGCAGGTGCCGTTTACGGTGGGCTGATTTTCGTTGACGCCTCGCCGCGCTTTGTGACCGAAGATCAGGCGCGCGAAGTCATTGCTGGCGCACCACTGAGCTACGTCGGCGTGTTCCGCGACGCGCCAGTGACTGATGTGACAGCCCTTGCTGAAAGCTTATCCCTGACGGCCGTGCAGCTGCACGGGCAGGAAGATCAAACTTACATTAACGAACTCCGCCAGGCGCTGGCTCCGCAGGTACAAATCTGGAAAGCGCAGAGCGTGAGCGACACGCTACCCGCCCGCGATCTGCAGCACGTCGATAAATATGTGCTGGATAACGGCCAGGGCGGAACCGGTGAACGTTTCGACTGGACCCTGCTCAACGGCGAGAAGCTGGACAACGTCCTGCTGGCGGGCGGATTAAGCCCTGACAACTGCGTGGAAGCCGCGAAAGCGGGCTGCGCGGGCCTCGATTTCAATTCAGGCGTGGAGTCTCAGCCGGGCATCAAAGATGCCAGTAAGCTGGCCTCGGTATTCAAGACGCTGCGTGCCTATTAA
- the trpB gene encoding tryptophan synthase subunit beta — protein MTTLLNPYFGEFGGMYVPQILMPALRQLEEAFVSAQKDPAFQAEFTDLLKNYAGRPTALTKCRNLTAGTKTTLYLKREDLLHGGAHKTNQVLGQALLAKRMGKTEIIAETGAGQHGVASALASALLGLKCRIYMGAKDVERQSPNVFRMRLMGAEVIPVHSGSATLKDACNEALRDWSGSYDTAHYMLGTAAGPHPFPTIVREFQRMIGEETKAQILEKEGRLPDAVIACVGGGSNAIGMFADFIDDESVGLIGVEPAGHGIETGEHGAPLKHGRVGIYFGMKSPMMQTDEGQIEESYSISAGLDFPSVGPQHAHLNSIGRADYVSITDDEALEAFKTLCRNEGIIPALESSHALAHALKMIKENPEKEQLLVVNLSGRGDKDIFTVHDILKARGEI, from the coding sequence ATGACAACTTTATTAAATCCCTATTTTGGTGAGTTCGGCGGTATGTATGTGCCACAAATCCTGATGCCGGCCCTGCGCCAGCTCGAAGAAGCCTTTGTCAGCGCGCAGAAAGATCCGGCGTTCCAGGCAGAATTTACCGACCTGCTGAAAAACTACGCAGGCCGCCCGACGGCGCTGACCAAATGCCGTAATCTTACCGCAGGCACGAAAACCACCTTGTACCTCAAGCGTGAAGATCTGCTCCACGGCGGCGCGCACAAAACTAACCAGGTGCTGGGCCAGGCGCTGCTTGCCAAACGCATGGGCAAAACTGAAATCATCGCCGAGACCGGTGCCGGACAGCACGGCGTGGCCTCAGCGCTTGCCAGCGCCCTGCTCGGCCTGAAATGCCGTATCTACATGGGTGCGAAAGACGTCGAGCGCCAGTCGCCGAACGTGTTCCGTATGCGTCTGATGGGCGCGGAAGTGATCCCGGTACACAGCGGGTCCGCCACGCTGAAAGATGCCTGTAACGAAGCGCTGCGCGACTGGTCTGGCAGCTACGACACCGCGCACTACATGCTCGGCACCGCTGCCGGCCCTCACCCGTTCCCGACCATTGTGCGTGAGTTCCAGCGCATGATCGGCGAAGAGACCAAAGCGCAGATCCTCGAAAAAGAGGGACGTCTGCCGGATGCGGTGATCGCCTGCGTCGGCGGCGGCTCAAACGCTATCGGCATGTTTGCTGATTTCATCGACGACGAAAGCGTCGGCCTGATCGGCGTTGAACCTGCGGGTCACGGCATTGAAACCGGCGAGCACGGTGCGCCGCTGAAACACGGCCGCGTCGGGATCTACTTCGGCATGAAATCGCCAATGATGCAGACCGACGAAGGGCAGATTGAGGAGTCTTACTCCATCTCTGCCGGGCTGGACTTCCCGTCCGTCGGGCCACAGCACGCACACCTGAACAGCATTGGCCGCGCCGACTATGTCTCGATTACCGATGACGAAGCGCTGGAAGCGTTCAAGACCCTGTGCCGCAACGAAGGGATCATCCCGGCGCTGGAGTCTTCCCACGCGCTGGCTCACGCCCTGAAAATGATTAAAGAAAACCCGGAAAAAGAGCAGCTGCTGGTGGTGAACCTTTCCGGTCGCGGTGATAAAGATATCTTCACCGTTCACGACATTCTGAAAGCACGAGGGGAAATCTGA
- the trpA gene encoding tryptophan synthase subunit alpha, with product MERYDNAFAELKARKEGAFVPFVTLGDPGPEQSLKIIDTLIAAGADALELGIPFSDPLADGPTIQNATLRAFAAGVTPTQCFEMLAAIRQKHPTIPIGLLMYANLVFSKGIDNFYAECARVGVDSVLVADVPVEESAPFRQAAMRHNVAPIFICPPNADDELLRQIASYGRGYTYLLSRAGVTGAENKAALPLHHLVEKLAEYHAAPPLQGFGISSPEQVTAAIDAKAAGAISGSAIVKIIERNVDKPEQMLTELHEFVTAMKAATRKA from the coding sequence ATGGAACGCTACGATAACGCATTTGCTGAACTGAAAGCCCGCAAGGAAGGCGCGTTTGTTCCCTTCGTCACCCTGGGCGATCCGGGCCCTGAGCAGTCGCTGAAAATCATCGACACTTTAATTGCCGCAGGCGCTGATGCGCTGGAGCTGGGAATTCCGTTCTCGGATCCGCTGGCGGATGGCCCGACCATTCAGAACGCCACCCTTCGCGCCTTTGCCGCAGGCGTCACGCCGACCCAGTGCTTTGAGATGCTGGCGGCGATCCGCCAGAAGCACCCGACCATTCCAATTGGCCTGCTGATGTATGCCAACCTGGTATTCAGCAAAGGCATCGATAACTTTTATGCCGAGTGCGCCCGCGTGGGCGTGGATTCGGTGCTGGTCGCCGATGTGCCGGTGGAAGAGTCAGCCCCGTTCCGCCAGGCGGCGATGCGCCATAACGTCGCGCCGATCTTCATCTGCCCGCCAAACGCCGATGACGAACTGCTGCGCCAGATTGCCTCATACGGCCGCGGATATACCTACCTGCTGTCGCGTGCAGGCGTGACCGGTGCGGAAAACAAAGCGGCGCTTCCCCTGCACCATCTGGTGGAAAAACTGGCCGAGTACCACGCGGCACCACCGCTGCAGGGCTTCGGGATCTCCTCTCCTGAACAGGTGACCGCCGCGATTGATGCTAAGGCTGCGGGCGCGATCTCCGGCTCGGCGATTGTCAAAATCATCGAGCGCAACGTCGATAAGCCGGAGCAGATGCTGACGGAGCTGCACGAATTCGTGACGGCGATGAAAGCGGCAACGCGCAAGGCTTGA
- a CDS encoding MarR family transcriptional regulator: MQDAHKYDVTDFHGALLDIIGVMNQPQRDDTLLSEAGVTLDQILFPLLVTIDRYGSLGVVELADRLGRDYTTVSRQVKRLEAQGLVQKKPGAKDKRVSEVTPSEKGKALTMKIAQARLTLMNQIFNDWQEEDVGALFRLVRKYADSIKGE; this comes from the coding sequence ATGCAAGATGCACATAAATACGATGTCACGGATTTTCACGGCGCGCTGCTGGATATCATCGGCGTCATGAATCAGCCGCAGCGCGACGACACTTTGCTCTCAGAGGCGGGCGTTACGCTGGATCAAATTTTGTTTCCGCTGCTGGTGACCATTGACCGCTATGGGTCGCTGGGCGTCGTCGAGCTTGCCGACAGGCTGGGGCGCGATTACACCACCGTCAGTCGCCAGGTCAAACGGCTGGAAGCGCAGGGGTTAGTGCAGAAAAAGCCGGGCGCGAAGGATAAGCGCGTGTCAGAAGTCACCCCATCCGAAAAGGGAAAAGCGTTAACGATGAAAATCGCACAGGCGCGTTTGACGCTGATGAATCAGATTTTCAACGACTGGCAGGAGGAGGACGTGGGGGCGCTGTTCAGGCTGGTACGAAAATATGCGGATAGCATTAAAGGGGAATAA
- a CDS encoding zinc-binding alcohol dehydrogenase family protein, which translates to MKAAVVFDPATGPVYADFAPPQTGPGQHLVRVTASAISHVVKSRASGKHYSFDGTLPFIAGIDGTGVTEEGQRVYFAFPPTPWGSMAEFAPVDANLCLPLPDGLDDVTAAAMANPGMSAWASLVTRAQFQPGETVLINGAAGSAGQLAVQIARYRGAGKIIVTGRNPQVLAQLDADVRVLLSDDATLIAQQLADLAAQQIDVVIDYLWGQSALAILTALAKHTPGQTPVRYVQVGSLSGADIALPSAVLRSSPIVLMGSGIGSLSLTQLLQATGEMLHAAVPGGFTIATTPARLDDVAEAWSQDDSKKRTVFVMD; encoded by the coding sequence ATGAAAGCAGCAGTGGTTTTTGATCCGGCAACCGGGCCGGTTTACGCCGATTTTGCCCCACCTCAGACCGGGCCAGGTCAGCACCTCGTTCGCGTCACCGCCTCGGCGATCAGCCACGTGGTGAAAAGCCGGGCTTCCGGCAAGCATTACAGTTTTGACGGCACCTTGCCGTTTATCGCCGGAATCGACGGAACGGGCGTGACTGAAGAGGGTCAGCGCGTTTACTTTGCGTTTCCACCGACACCGTGGGGTAGCATGGCGGAATTTGCCCCTGTCGACGCGAATCTTTGTCTTCCCCTCCCAGACGGACTCGATGACGTGACGGCCGCCGCAATGGCAAACCCTGGGATGTCCGCATGGGCTTCGCTTGTCACCCGCGCGCAGTTTCAGCCGGGCGAGACCGTGCTGATCAACGGGGCCGCCGGCAGCGCCGGGCAACTGGCCGTGCAAATTGCCCGCTATCGCGGCGCAGGGAAGATTATCGTGACCGGACGTAACCCGCAGGTGCTGGCTCAGCTGGATGCTGACGTGCGCGTCCTGCTCAGCGACGACGCCACTCTTATCGCACAGCAGTTGGCTGACCTTGCCGCTCAACAGATAGATGTGGTGATCGACTATCTTTGGGGCCAGAGCGCGCTGGCCATTCTGACGGCGCTGGCAAAACACACGCCGGGGCAGACGCCCGTTCGATATGTCCAGGTGGGATCGCTTTCCGGGGCGGACATCGCCTTACCCAGCGCCGTGCTGCGCTCATCCCCGATTGTCTTAATGGGCAGCGGGATCGGCAGCCTGTCGCTGACGCAGCTGCTCCAGGCGACGGGTGAAATGCTACACGCCGCCGTTCCGGGCGGATTCACCATCGCCACCACCCCGGCGCGACTGGACGATGTCGCCGAGGCCTGGTCGCAGGACGACAGCAAAAAAAGAACCGTGTTTGTGATGGACTGA